A DNA window from Synergistaceae bacterium contains the following coding sequences:
- a CDS encoding Smr/MutS family protein, whose product MIISDSTAEILELGKNLLPFRERLRGGLGELILSSLKPAGDFDSLRERSKLLREWLDMTDHSGEFAFSAGLDAVSVMFPGAKRSGILSGEELLKVRAVLNCAKRIREGLAEVSKDYGAVDALRRSIGDFTPEIDALNVVEDSGRLSDNSSHRLSVIREELENLKRTGRRIAQKLLEDSDITNMLQERSLSWREGRFLMLVRQEYINRFPGLAVERSASGNSVYMEPKSLSRVNNDLIIKTKDEQDEEGLILLELTRKILSRENAIINAEKVIGTLDLLCVCDDLIRNKHWVIPELSAKKFFRLIDTRHPMLKDKAVPVSVSCGENFSTLVITGSNTGGKTVTLKTAGVMIALAWMGLPLPARDGTAIGTFDAIFEDIGDEQSIEQNLSTFSAHLQKIIHILREATDSSLVLLDELGAGTDPHEGAALGVAILETLKQKGCITLATTHHNPIKQYALTTEGVETASMEFDIQKLQPTYRLLMGIPGRSSALLIARRYGMPEEVLRLAQGELDSREVTAEDIMSELNERKAALDTAERQVHTAMKEAEDLKRAYQSRVKEIDTQRDKIMQAADRKAEKFISQAEETSKEIIRSVEESARDIARKGYNVKRRELKTLRGVIDKRHQKRTEREIQNSPKPFEPAPGVTAMVAGSGIVGIINEIRNGRAYMTAGPMSVDVPLSQLIATDKKAQVATPPADTTRLPRPETVPSSIMVRGMLVAEALPLVASYLDKAYRSNHSVVTVIHGRGEGILRREVHALLSRLNYVKSYRLGSEGEGGYGVTIVEFK is encoded by the coding sequence ATGATAATATCAGACAGCACAGCAGAAATATTAGAGCTGGGAAAAAACTTGCTCCCCTTCCGTGAAAGACTGCGAGGCGGATTAGGGGAGTTAATTTTGTCATCGCTGAAACCCGCCGGGGATTTCGACTCTCTCCGTGAACGCTCGAAATTATTGCGCGAATGGCTCGACATGACCGACCACAGCGGGGAGTTTGCGTTCAGCGCGGGACTTGACGCAGTGTCGGTGATGTTCCCGGGCGCGAAAAGGAGCGGAATTTTGTCGGGCGAGGAACTATTGAAGGTTCGTGCCGTCCTCAATTGCGCGAAAAGAATCCGTGAAGGACTCGCGGAAGTCTCGAAAGATTACGGGGCTGTTGACGCACTAAGACGGAGCATAGGAGATTTCACGCCGGAGATTGACGCTCTGAATGTTGTTGAGGACTCCGGCAGACTCTCGGACAACTCATCGCACCGGCTCTCAGTCATCCGGGAGGAACTCGAAAATCTCAAGCGTACAGGCAGACGAATCGCGCAGAAACTTCTTGAGGACTCCGACATCACCAACATGTTGCAGGAACGCTCGCTGTCATGGCGTGAAGGTAGATTCTTGATGCTGGTACGTCAGGAATATATCAACCGATTTCCGGGGCTTGCTGTTGAACGTTCAGCGTCAGGAAATTCCGTATACATGGAGCCGAAATCATTATCACGAGTCAACAACGATTTAATCATCAAGACAAAGGACGAGCAAGACGAGGAAGGATTAATCCTTCTCGAACTCACTCGAAAAATTTTGTCCCGCGAAAATGCCATCATCAACGCCGAAAAAGTAATAGGAACGTTAGACCTTCTATGTGTCTGCGATGATTTAATCCGTAATAAACACTGGGTAATCCCGGAGCTGTCAGCAAAAAAATTCTTCCGTCTCATTGATACCCGTCATCCAATGCTCAAAGATAAGGCCGTCCCTGTTTCAGTGTCATGCGGCGAAAACTTTTCGACACTCGTCATCACAGGCTCAAACACGGGCGGGAAAACAGTAACCCTCAAAACTGCCGGGGTAATGATCGCTCTTGCGTGGATGGGACTCCCTTTGCCTGCGCGGGACGGTACAGCAATCGGGACATTTGACGCGATATTTGAGGACATCGGCGATGAACAGAGCATAGAGCAGAATTTATCGACATTCAGCGCGCACCTTCAGAAGATCATTCACATTCTCAGGGAGGCGACAGACTCATCACTCGTTTTGCTTGACGAACTCGGAGCAGGCACAGACCCTCACGAGGGAGCCGCGTTAGGCGTGGCGATTCTTGAGACGCTGAAGCAAAAAGGCTGTATCACCCTCGCAACAACCCATCACAATCCCATAAAGCAGTATGCATTGACGACAGAAGGAGTCGAGACAGCCAGCATGGAATTTGACATACAGAAATTACAGCCGACATACAGACTCTTGATGGGCATTCCCGGACGGAGCAGCGCATTATTGATTGCACGGCGTTACGGAATGCCGGAGGAAGTATTGAGACTGGCGCAGGGGGAATTAGACTCGCGGGAAGTTACAGCTGAGGACATAATGAGCGAGCTTAACGAACGAAAAGCCGCCCTTGACACAGCAGAAAGACAGGTACACACGGCCATGAAGGAAGCGGAAGACCTCAAGCGGGCGTATCAGTCAAGAGTGAAGGAGATTGACACTCAGCGCGACAAAATCATGCAGGCCGCAGACCGTAAAGCCGAAAAATTTATCTCACAGGCTGAGGAAACATCAAAGGAAATTATACGCAGTGTTGAAGAGTCAGCAAGGGACATCGCCCGGAAAGGCTACAACGTGAAAAGAAGAGAGCTAAAAACTTTGCGCGGGGTAATCGACAAACGGCACCAGAAACGCACCGAGCGCGAAATTCAGAACAGCCCGAAACCCTTTGAGCCTGCACCCGGAGTTACAGCGATGGTAGCAGGAAGCGGCATTGTAGGAATCATCAACGAGATTCGCAACGGACGCGCCTACATGACCGCCGGGCCTATGAGCGTTGACGTTCCATTGAGCCAGCTTATTGCCACCGACAAGAAAGCACAGGTCGCGACTCCTCCTGCTGACACAACGAGACTCCCCCGCCCTGAAACAGTCCCGTCGTCCATAATGGTGCGGGGAATGCTCGTAGCTGAGGCACTGCCCCTAGTGGCGAGCTATCTCGATAAGGCGTACAGGTCGAATCATTCTGTTGTTACTGTGATTCATGGCCGGGGTGAAGGAATTTTGCGGAGAGAAGTACACGCGCTGCTGTCGAGGCTGAATTACGTCAAAAGCTATCGGCTTGGCTCTGAGGGTGAAGGGGGCTACGGAGTAACAATAGTAGAGTTCAAATAG